The genomic DNA GTGATATTCCCATATTTGTCACCCGTCCTCACTCCCTAGACCTCTGGAGCAGTAATAACGTCTGCATCCCCAATTTCCTCACAGAAGCCAGTGGGATGGTAGTTAGACGTTCCTTAGAACAACTCAATGAAACTGATCTCAAACAACAACTCTGGTATATTCGGGCTTCCCTCAGCACCTTAGCTACTGATGTAGAGCGAGTAGAACCCACCAACTACTTTTCCACAAAGCCCCAAACTGCTGCGAACAGGGAACAGCTGTTAGCGGCGGCGCGAGTGATTGGCGATCGCTTAGAGGAACTAGCACTACCGGACAAAGGTAATGTGACTTGGATTGGTTTGACACCGACCCTCACCAGCCAATTATCCTTAATTCCCTTGGGGTTGGATCTTTATGGTGGTGTTGCTGGGGTGGCACTTTTCCTCGCTTACCTCGGTGATGTTACCAAAGAGGAACGCTACACTCAACTGGCAGAATCGGCAGTCAAGACATTACAAAAGCAGACCAAGTTAGGTAAATCTTTTCTCAAGTTCGTTGGTGGCTTTAGCGGATGGGGAGGCGTGATCTATACCTTGACTCATCTGAGTGTATTGTGGTCACAGCCAGAACTATTAACTGAAGCTGAATCCCTGCTGGAAATTCTCCCCTCTGCGATCGCTCAGGACGAACAATTAGATATTATCGGTGGATCAGCCGGATGTATTCTCAGCTTAGTCAATCTCTATCATTCTCACCCTTGTGAAAGCATTATTCAAATCGCCCGTCAATGCGGTGAAAGGTTGCTGACACAGGCGAAATCAATGGCAGAAGGCATCGGTTGGGTGGTGCATCACGCTGGTACAAAACCTCTAGCTGGTTTTTCTCACGGTGCAGCCGGGATAGCCTTAGCATTGCTGGAATTAGCTGCATTCACAGGGGATACACGGTTCCGTACAGCCGCCTTGGATGCGATCGCCTACGAAAGAACTCTATTTGATATCCCCGAAGGAAATTGGCTAGATCAGCGCGACGTAGAGAGTCCAGGCCAAGCCGTTAACGATCATGCCTTTATGACAGCCTGGTGTCATGGTGCGCCGGGAATTGGATTAGCTCGTTTGCGCGGTCTTCCACACCTCGACAATGACAAAATTCGGGCGGAAATTAACACAGCCCTGAAAAACACTCTTGCTCAGGGATTTGGTAGCAATCATTCCCTCTGTCACGGAGATTTGGGCAACCTCGAATTACTATTGCAAGCCAGTCTCACCCTTGACGATCCTCAGTGGAAAACTGAAGTTGACCGCCTAGCTGCCGTCATTCTCGAAAGTATTGACCAACAAGGCTGGCTCTGTGGTGTTCCCTTGGGAGTGGAGACACCAGGACTAATGACCGGACTAGCAGGTATTGGTTATGGATTATTACGCCTAGCAGCACCCCAGGATGTTCCTTCCGTACTAAGTCTAGAACCCCCTCACCTGAACAGCCAAGTATAGAAACCAATCGAGTCTGCCACACTACCCCATAACTAACCATGAAATTCCAGCTGATTCAACAACAAAGTGAAGAAGACTGTGGCGCTGCTAGTCTGGCTTCTGTTGCTAAACATTATGGTAAAACCTTTAGCATTAGCCGATGTCGGGAAGCTGTCGGCACTAGACAGCAAGGAAGTTCCCTCTTAGGATTGAAACAAGGCGCAGAAGCTCTGGGTTTCAATGCCAGAGCCGTTAAAGTCGCTCTGGAACTCTTTGATGAAACAACCGTTCCTCTACCAGCAATCATCCACTGGAAAGGTTATCATTGGGTAGTTTTCTATGGTAAGCAGGGTAATAAATACGTCGTTGCCGACCCCGGTGCAGGCATTCGTTATTTAGAAAAAAAGTGGTTTCTAGAAGCATGGAGCAATGGGGCGATGCTCCTACTAGAACCAGATTCAGTCCGCTTTTTTACTCAAGAAGATCAACAAGAAAAAATTGGCGGTTTGGGACGATTCCTGCGGCGTGTTTGGCCTTATCGTGCCATTGTTGGACAAACCCTGTTGCTCAACTCGATTTTAGGTCTGCTCTCCCTCGCTTCTCCCTTTTTGTTGCAAATTCTCACCGATGATGTGCTAGTTCGCGGAGACAGACAACTTTTGACGAGCGTGGTAATTGCTGTGGTTGTTATGCAGCTAGTTACCAGTAGCCTACAGTTAGCACAATCAAATATGGTCGCTCACTTTGCCCAACGTCTGCAACTAGGGCTAATTTTTGAATTTGGGCGACAAATTCTCCGCTTGCCTTTAAGTTATTATGAATCCCGTCGCAGTGGCGAAATTGTCAGTCGCCTAGAAGATATTCAACAAATTAATCAGTTAATTTCTCAAGCTGTTGTCAGTCTACCGAGTCAGTTATTTATCGCCTTAGTTTCCATGAGCTTGATGCTGTTCTACAGTATAAAACTGACAGCTGTGGCTGGTGCGATCGCTATTTTAATGACTCTTTCCACAATCCTTTCACTGCCCACTCTCCAGCAAAAAATTCGCAGTGTTTTAGTCTTATCCTCCGAAAACCAAGGCGTTTTAGTCGAAACCTTCAAAGGTGCGATTACTCTCAAAACCACCGCCGCAGCTCCCCAATTCTGGGAAGAGTTCCAGAGTCGATTTAGTCGCCTCGCTAACCTGAGCTTCCGGACTATTCAAATTGGTATTCTCAACGGCATATTTTCCAACTTAGTCTCCAGCATCGGCAGTATTGCCTTGCTCTGGTTTGGTAGCACTCTAGTGATTCAGCAGGAATTATCTATTGGGATGCTCTTGGCATTTAACAGTATGAATGGTAACTTTACCAGCTTTATTAAAACTACTATCGATTTTGTGGATGAATACACCCGTGCCAAAACTGCTACCCAACGCCTCACAGAAGTTATTGACGCTACCCCCGAAACTTTAGATCATAGCCAAAAGCCTTGGGTAAAAGTTCAAAGCAATGCAGACATCACCTGTACTAACCTCAACTTCCATCATCCAGGCAGAATGGAACTGCTGCAAGATTTCTCCCTAACTATTCCTGGCGGTAAAGTAATTGCCCTGATTGGTAAATCTGGTTGTGGTAAAAGTACCTTAGCGAAATTAATTGCAGGTTTATATCCCCTCCAGTCTGGAAATATTCGCTTTGGGATTTATAATCTCCAAGACCTGGCTTTAGACTGCTTCCGCCAACAAGTGGTTTTAGTTCCTCAAGAAGCGCACTTTTGGAGTCGCTCGATTATGGACAACTTCCGCTTAGGTTCCCCGGATATTACCTTGGAGCAGATTGTGCAAGCTTGCCAAATTGCTGGGGCTGATGAGTTTATCAGCAACCTCCCGGACAAATATCAAACGGTGTTAGGAGAATTTGGTGCTAATCTCTCTGGGGGTCAAAAGCAAAGATTAGCCATTGCTAGAGGAATTGTGAATAACCCAGCCGTGCTGATTTTAGATGAATCTACTGGCGCTCTTGACCCTGTGAGTGAAGCCGAAGTCTTAAACCAATTGCTGACTCATCGCCAAGGTCAAACCACTATTTTAATTAGCCATCGCCCTAAAGTGATTCAGCAAGCTGATTGGATTGTGATGTTAGAAAAAGGAGAACTGAAAATTCAAGGTTCTCCAGAAGTTTTATCTCAGCAAGTTGGGGAGCATTTAGACTTTCTCGACGGTGTGGATATATCGAGAGTCAATGGTTTCACCAAAAATCCCGCTAACTTTCATTTGAATGGAAGTTCTGCAATCAGCATTCGCTAATCTCTACCCAGAAAACTATTATGGTTAACCACATTAACGCAGACTCTCTGCCCATAGTTGAAAGTGATGAATTTCTGCCGCCCATTGGTAATTGGGCAAGATTAGGCAGTTTGGTAATCGTCGCTGGTGTGGGGATAGCGATCGCACTAGCTTCTGTGATTGAATATAAAGTCACCATTAAAGGCGAAGCCAGTATCCGCCCGATGGGAGAATTACGCCTTGTGCAAGCAGCCACGGAAGGTCAGGTAACAAACATCTTTGTGAAAGAAAATCAAGCCGTGAAAAAAGGAGACGTGCTGGCTACTCTCGATGATTCCCGCCTGCAAACTCAAAAAAGTCAACTGCAAAACAACATTCAGCAGACACAACTGCAATTACTACAAATCGATGCCCAAGTTAAAGCTTTAAATCGTCAAATTCAAGCAGAAACACAACGGAATAGTCGTGCAGTTATTTCGGCTCAAGCCTCGCTGAATCGCGCCCAAAGGAATTATCAAGACCAGCAAATTAATGTGAAATCCCAAGTAGAAGAGGCTGAAGCTAATTTAAAAAGAGCGCAAAATGAGTTAACTCAAGCACAGGTGCAACTGCGTTCAGCTCGTGCTAACTTCCAGTCAACAGAGGCGGCGATGAGCGCAGCTCAAGCTAAACGCGATCGCTATCAGAAGGTAGTGCAAGCAGGTGCTTTGTCTCTCAATCAATTAGAAGAAGTGCAGTTAGATGTGGCTCAACAACAACACGCGGTTGAAGTGCAACGAGCTACTGTGGAGGCGCAACAACAAATTATTGCCCAGCAACAACAATCTGTAGCCGCAGTCCGAGCGCAACTGCAACGAGTTGAAGCCGGACTCAATCCCAGTGATGCCGAAATTGCGATCGCTCAAGAGACTATTGCTCAAGAAAGTGCTGGCGGTGAAGCCACTCTCGCCATCCTCAACCGAGAATGGGAAGCTTTGTTTCAGCAGAGGATTCAAATCAAAAATCAGATCCAGCGTGACACTAGCGAACTACAACAAGTAGAAAGCAATCTCAGTCAAACCAAAATTACAGTCCCGGAAGACGGGATTCTCTCTCAATTAAACCTGCGAAACCCTGGTCAATCGGTGCGTGTGGGTGAAGAAATTGCTCAAATTTTTCCTAGCAATGCGCCTTTAGTGATCAAAGCCGCCGTCTCCCCTAATGATGTGAGTAAGTTGGCAAAAGATCAAAAAGTGCAGATGCGGGTTTCTGCCTGTCCTTATCCCGATTACGGTACTCTTAAAGGTGTTGTCAGTCAAATTTCTGAAGATACGGTCAAATCTCCAGGAAATCAGAATGTCTCCACAGTCGCCAATGCTTCTAGTTCCATGCAGGGTGGTGCAAGTTCTTTCTACGAAGTCACGATACTCCCCGAAAGCTTTTTCTTAGGTAAGAGCAACCATCAGTGTACTATTCAACCAGGAATGCAGGGAAGAGCTGATATTATTTCGCGCTCAGAAACAGTCCTGAAATTCCTGCTCAGAAAAGCTAGGTTAATTGCCGACTGGTAGTATGATGTCCGGCAAATGACCAAAAATATAGATGTAGGTGTATAAATGGGTGCGATGGTGCGGAGCGATCGCACTAGGCGATCGCAATGCCAAAAATTAGAAAAACTCAGCCATAGATCAATACAGTTCAGTTAAGCAATTTTTTCCTTCTCTTTATTTTCTCTCTGTGTCCTCTGCGCCTCTGCGGTTCGTTAAAAAAAATAAAATTAGCCTTAACTGAACCGTATTGAGCCATAGATGACCATCTCATAAAGATGTGTCAAATTAAACACTCTCTACATCGTAGGATATTTAATTTTCAGGTACAGGGTTTTGTCCAGCAGGTAAATTATTCTTCAAACTGGGTTGGCAACAATTAATTAATGGTTGATTAGCTATTTCTTCTAAGCCAGCCGAATCGAGTAAAGTTGTCCACTGTGCTAAGAAAGTCTCATTTTGGGGATTGCTAAAGCGTAATTCTGCCAAACTCATAATAGCATCATACCAAACACCATTTGCTGCATAAAGCGTCGCCTGTTGTGGCAATGTTGCTTGTTGAAGTTGTGCTGTTAACGTGGAATTTTGGTTAATCCTTTGCACCCAACCATCGGCATAATCTAGTTTCGTCGGTTGTTTTTGGTCGCATTGAACCCGTACCTTAAAAAACCAGTGATACATTTTTCCCACCTGCAATGAGGCTTCACTTGGGGGTAAATTAACGCTAATAATTCCTGGTGATTCTGGTGGTTTCAAAGAAGTTCGATACAAAGTTTTACTTTTGTTTTCCGTTTGCTCTTGCAAAACAAACTCGATGTTAGCTATAGATGAGGCATTGTAGGGAACAAAAAACAAGAAATTAGGATTTTCAGTGTTTGTTAAACCCCAAACTTGAGTTATGGGAACAACCGCTGGCGTACCTTGGTTCAGAGTCTGTTGATAGGTCGGCACTAAGGCTGTTACCGTTTGATTAGCTGCGTCGCATCCACGGCTTGCAGCCCCACTTCTCGAACCTGCTGCACTTCGGTCTGGTGGTGGTGGTGGTGGGATAAATTCGATTGAGGTCAGATGATGATTAATTGGTAACGCCTGGAGTTGTAAAGGGGAGGATATGTTACTAATGAATGCTATGCTCAAAGCTATAGTTAATTGCAGGTTTTTCATAATTCGTTGTTAAGCAAAAAAATAGTTTTATAATTTTTTGATCGGCTTGATCACGGCTACTAAGATGACAGCACTACCTCCTAAAGCGATCGCCGCAGGTACGAAGGGAACCCAACAACTATATAGTATTAATAATATCAGGCAAAAACCGTATAAACTCAGAAATGCCACCCCAACCGCCAAGCCTAAATAAGCGAGTTGTCGCAGATAAACCACCAGCAAACCCCCTGTCATCGCCCAAACCCAAACCCAAATCACTTCCCCCCAGACATTCCAAGTCCATAACAAAGGTCGCCCATCCAAAGCCGCACTCAACAACTGACTCACCATCTGTGCTTGTAAATAAACTCCGGCTATTTCCTGTGGCTTACCTTGAGAGGAAGCATAGGGAGTCAATGAATAATCACGAAAGCTTTCGGCTGTTGTGCCAATTAAAACTATTTTGTCTTTGACTGCATCGGCTTGTAGTTGACCAGCCAGTGCTTGTTGTAGGGTAATGCGGGGTGCGATGGTCAAAGACCGACCGGAGGTCATCGCTTCTAAGTTCGGAAAGGAGCGATAATTGAGTAAAATTTGGTGTCCCAACGCGTCAATACCTTGGTAGCCTCCGGTATGAGCCTCAATTGGTTTTAAGGTTAGCTTACCTAATTGCCATGCACCATCAGGGCTAAATTGTAACTGGATTCCTTCAGCATATAAATAACGTAATGTCAACTGCACATTTAAGGCATAAGGTGCAGTACAGGGAGATGAGGGAGGGGGAGTTAACGCCAACAGATGCCGGCGTACCACATGATCAGCATCAATCACAATATCACTGAAGCCGAGAGAGTCAGGGGAAACTTCTGGCGGTGGTTTGATGCCTGGTTTGCTAGCTTGGGGGTTGCTAACTTGACATACTGCCACAAAGCGATCGCTTTTTCTCATCCGTTCTGCCAACATTGGATAAGCTGGCTGTACAGCATAATCTCGGTATATATCCAAACCAATCACCCTTGGTTGATATGCCTCCAATTTTGCTAACAACTGATCCAAAGCTTCATCTGATAAAGACCCCCGTCTATTGTCAGATTGGGCTTGTACATCTTCTTCAGTCACAGTAATTACCAGTATGCGAGAATCTGGTTTTTCCTGGGGACGCAAACTTAGCAAGTGATCAAACGCCATTAACTCCCATGATTGCAGTAAACCCAAATACCGTACCCCCATTAACAATGGTGTGATGACTATGCTGGCAAGGATCACCGCAGACAAAGCTTTTCCTAAGTTCACACCTCCCCTAGTGGAGATTTTAGGTACAGAAGATATTTGCTGAATACTCTGGTTGAAGTGTAATTCTCGCCACAGTAGAGGCATCGCTGCGGGATTTTGATAAATTACAGGCAACCAAGTCGCACAGGGAAATTGACTTTCTAGCCCTTGCAACCGTTCCCGCGCTTCTCTGACTGCTATGTATAAAGACTCACCACGAGCAAAAGCTTCTAAAAAGTACTTCAGGAATTCTTGCGCCACCCGATCAGGAACTGGTTCCCGCATCACAATGATTTGGGGTATATGCAAATCGGCAAACTCCCGCGCCAAACCCAAACCATCACAAGAATTAAAAATTGCCAAATGTAAACCTCGTTCCACTGCTTTTCGCAAGGCGTACTTTAACTGACTAATTGTCAAACACTCTGTTTGATTAAGATCAATTTTGCCTTCATTCCCGCTTTTATCAGTAGCACTATGTCCGGCGAAAAACAAAATCTGCCAGTCTTGTTCCCATAGCTGGTCAGTCAAGTCTTTGCTTGATGGCTCCACTAAGAAGGTAGTATTAGCATGAGGTAATTCTTTTAAAAGCTGACTATCTGTTTGGATATCAATTCCCTGACTATTACCCAAAATTGCTAAAACCTTCACCTGCAATTGAGGGGGTGAGTTGCGGCTAACTTGTTCATAACAAGGCGCACTCAGAGCGATTTCGGCTTGGGGATAGCGTTCTAATAAATCCCACAAATGCCAAGGCAGTTTTTGCAATCTCAGGTCATTGGTTTGTAGTAGTATGCGGATCTGGTCTGACGGTAGCAGTTTTTCCAGCAATTTTTCACGGATAGGGCGAAAACTAGTGGATGATAGCCAGGTATTTAAGTGAAATTTCAAAACATCCCCAGCCTTTTCGCAATCTACCAGAGAAGGAGTTTGTGGCGATCGCTTAGGAATACCAATGGGGCGACCAGAAAATTTCAGTTGACAGTAAATAGACTGCCATTGATGGTAACAAAGAGGAATATCTGAGTCTGGTGGTAATTCGCCAGTAATTTCGACAACTGGTCGCACATTTTCATCACCAATTTGTAGCGTTACAGGAAACCCCGCCTCAAAACTGCCTGTACCTAACTTTAAAACTACTAACTTGCTCAACGTCAGTACTCCACATATGGCGATGTAACTTACCGTGAGTTAGATAACCTCTCCCCAACCCCTTTCCGACGCGAAGAATGGTTTAAATATCTTTGAATTTCAAGGAAAAATCAAACTTTGAAAGCCTCTCTCCTTCTAGGCTATCGTGTACACACATCCTGAACTAAAGAGATTTTCCAGTTCTGAAAACAGAATTTAACCGAAAATCCAGTTCCCCTCCTCGCTTGCGGGGAGGGGCTAGGGGTGGGGTCTTATGGCAGAAAAAAGCAATTTCCCGACTTGTGTATACACCGTAGCTCCTTCTAGGGGAGAGGTTTGGAGAGGGGTTTTTTCCATCCGTCGAACTCACGTTACTTTAGTACAAAATCAGACACTACTATATACGACTGCGATCAGGATCTATGCAACGAATGAGCCATAAATTAATCAACCGAGCAAACACCACCAGAGACAGATAAACCACGAGGGGTAATATTTGGGACTTGAGCTACTAGAGATACATTACCGTTTTTATCGACAATCCAGCCTTGCGCCTCCACTATTTTCGGTGCGGAAGATAGAAGACTTTCATTGCTCACATGACTATTTTGATGCTGATTTATCGTATCTAACGTGATCCATCGTGCTGTAGATACTTCACCTTGGAATGGTTCTATAGGACTGCGGGCAATTCCGCCCCGTCCGGTGACAGTGAAAGAACTACGTCTAGCAGAACTTCCGGGATTACAACTAGAAACAATTTCTTGTGACACATCTGTGAAATTATCCGGCAACTGTACCAAACCGCGACTAGGATCTAAATCAGGTGTATTAACTGTGACTGTACCTGTTAAGCCAAACTGGGAACTAGCATCAATATCGTTGGTATTATTTCGTGGAGTTGATAAGCGTTCTTCTAGACTAAAAATACCACGAGCATTAATATCAACCTTGCCACCTCGCCCTTGAAAAGCATTAGCAGTGATATCGTTATTTTCATTAGGGATAGCAACAATAAAACCATCCGGTGCATCAATGAAGATGTTGCCACCATCACCACCAGCCCCATCAATACCTGCGGTAGTTGAGATTTGATTATTGCGGCGTAATAACAAAATATCGTCGATTTTGAGCCGAATATTTCCGCCCTGACCTAATCTAGTTGTGGCTGAGATCACCCCTTTTTTGTCTAGCAACAGGTTACGAGCTAGCACTTTTAAATCACCTGCATCTCCTCCTCCCTGATTATTCACAGCAATTTCGGCTCCATCTCGCAGCGTTAACCTCTGGGTTTCAATTCTCAAGAATCCCGCATTGCCGGCACCTTGAGAGCCAGTAAACACACCGCTAGGAAACCGCTGACCCGACTGATCTCGAAAAAACGGTCGATTGGGAACCTGTGGTACTGTGCCAACGAGTTCAATTGAATCATCAGCTGTGATAGAAACATTTCCACCTTGACCGCTACTAAAAGTCCCAGCGCCTATTTGCGCTCCTTCTGCGACGATTAATCGATCCGTGTCAATTTTAATTTCGCCTCCGTTGCCTTTACCGCGAGTAGCCGCAAACACAATAGTGGGAGAGCCATTATCAGCAGTGCCAGTTAATTGGATCTCGTCAGCCTCGATGTTAATGCTCCCCCCCTGGCCTGTACTGTTCTCAAAAACAGCTGCTAAAATTTGCGCTCCGTTGCTAGCGAAAAACCTGCCCGTAATGACTGTCACCGTACCGCCTTCCCCATCACCTTCGGTCTGTGCTGTCAAACTGCTCCCAAAACCAATTGCTGTCACTGACTCTAAGGCATTTATGACTATATGGCCTCCCTCACCATTATTAGTAGTTATGGCAGTTACTTTTCCCCCATCCAGGAGAATCAGCTTCCCTGTGTGAATCTCTACATCACCAGCTTTTCCAGTCCCTCTGGTCTGTGCTTCCAAGGTACTGGCAACATTCGTATTTTGGTCAATGCCAATCACTTGGACTGACTCCCTCGCATTCACGATTATATTGCCTCCCCTACCCTCATTAAGTGTGGCAGCGCTTACCTGTCCGCCATCCAGGATAATCAGCTTCCCTGTGTGAATCTCTACATCACCAGCGTTTCCAGTACCTCTGGTCTGTACTCCCAAGGTGCTGGCAACATTCGTATTTTGGTCAATGCCAATCACTTCCACTGACTTTGAAGCATTGACAAGTATATTGCCTCCAGTACCCTGATTCAATGTGGCAGCGCTTACCTGTCCGCCATCCAGGATAATCAGATTCCCTGTGTGAATCTCTACATCACCAGCTTTTCCAGTCCCTCTGGTCTGTGCTTCCAAGCTGCTGGCAACAGTCCCATTTTGGTCAATGCCAATCACTTCGACTGACTCCCTCGCATTCACGAGTATATTGCCTCCACTACCCTGATTAGATGTAGTAGAGCTTACCTGTCCGCCATCCAGGAGTATCAGATTCCCTGTGTGAATCTCTACATCACCAGCTTTTCCAGTCCCTCTGGTCTGTGCTTCCAAGCTGCTGGCAACAGTCCCATTTTGAGCAATGCCAATGACTTCGACTGATTCCCTCGCATTCACGAGTATATTGCCTCCACGACCCTGATTCAATGTGGTAGCGTTTACCTGTCCGCCATCCAGGAGTATCAGATTCCCTGTATTAATTTCTATTGTGCCACCCTCACCAGTATTCTCACTGGCAGCAAATAAGCCACTAGAACCAATTGACGCAATACCAATAGCTTCCACTGACTCCGAAGCGTTCACCAGTAAATTTCCCCCACGCCCCTGACTAAAAGTTGTGGCACTGACCTGGGCCCCATCTCGGAGTACCAGTCGCTTAGTTGTGACCTCCACTCTGCCGCCCTCACCAGTACTCTCACTGCCGGCAACAGAAAATAAGCCAGTGGCAAATTTTCCAGTTTCAGCAATTCCTGTGGCTTCGACTAACTCTGAGGCGTTGACAATAATTTTCCCGCCATTGCCTTGGTTAAAAGTACTAGACGATACTTGCGCCCCATTTTGGAGAAGCAATTTGCCTGTGTTAATTTCTATATCACCAGCTTTTCCGCTACCTGTAGTTTCACTTAAAAAGAGACTAGATTCTCCATTGGGGGCGTTTCCACTGGCTTGGATAGATTCAGAAGCTCTGATGCTGATAGTTCCTCCACTTCCCTCACCCCGCGTCAGGGACAAAATAAATGAACCATCTTGTAGCGCTACTCGCCGTCCCTGGATTTGAATATTGCCACCTCCAGCACCACTAGTATCAATAGCAGCAGCTTGGGAAAGGCGGATTTCTTGGAAGTTCTGCACGTCCTGATTGCTCAATTCCCAGCCTGGGTTCGTTGGGCTAAGACCTACTAAACCCTCTCCTTGAACGCTCCAAACTTCAACTCGCCCTGATTCGGCGCTCAAACTTCCGCCTTCCAGCACGACTTCACCACCAGCCAGAGCCAAGGTTTGACCAGGTTTCACCTCTAGACCACCAGTGCGATCGACC from Nodularia sp. LEGE 06071 includes the following:
- a CDS encoding peptidase domain-containing ABC transporter gives rise to the protein MKFQLIQQQSEEDCGAASLASVAKHYGKTFSISRCREAVGTRQQGSSLLGLKQGAEALGFNARAVKVALELFDETTVPLPAIIHWKGYHWVVFYGKQGNKYVVADPGAGIRYLEKKWFLEAWSNGAMLLLEPDSVRFFTQEDQQEKIGGLGRFLRRVWPYRAIVGQTLLLNSILGLLSLASPFLLQILTDDVLVRGDRQLLTSVVIAVVVMQLVTSSLQLAQSNMVAHFAQRLQLGLIFEFGRQILRLPLSYYESRRSGEIVSRLEDIQQINQLISQAVVSLPSQLFIALVSMSLMLFYSIKLTAVAGAIAILMTLSTILSLPTLQQKIRSVLVLSSENQGVLVETFKGAITLKTTAAAPQFWEEFQSRFSRLANLSFRTIQIGILNGIFSNLVSSIGSIALLWFGSTLVIQQELSIGMLLAFNSMNGNFTSFIKTTIDFVDEYTRAKTATQRLTEVIDATPETLDHSQKPWVKVQSNADITCTNLNFHHPGRMELLQDFSLTIPGGKVIALIGKSGCGKSTLAKLIAGLYPLQSGNIRFGIYNLQDLALDCFRQQVVLVPQEAHFWSRSIMDNFRLGSPDITLEQIVQACQIAGADEFISNLPDKYQTVLGEFGANLSGGQKQRLAIARGIVNNPAVLILDESTGALDPVSEAEVLNQLLTHRQGQTTILISHRPKVIQQADWIVMLEKGELKIQGSPEVLSQQVGEHLDFLDGVDISRVNGFTKNPANFHLNGSSAISIR
- a CDS encoding biotin/lipoyl-binding protein, producing MVNHINADSLPIVESDEFLPPIGNWARLGSLVIVAGVGIAIALASVIEYKVTIKGEASIRPMGELRLVQAATEGQVTNIFVKENQAVKKGDVLATLDDSRLQTQKSQLQNNIQQTQLQLLQIDAQVKALNRQIQAETQRNSRAVISAQASLNRAQRNYQDQQINVKSQVEEAEANLKRAQNELTQAQVQLRSARANFQSTEAAMSAAQAKRDRYQKVVQAGALSLNQLEEVQLDVAQQQHAVEVQRATVEAQQQIIAQQQQSVAAVRAQLQRVEAGLNPSDAEIAIAQETIAQESAGGEATLAILNREWEALFQQRIQIKNQIQRDTSELQQVESNLSQTKITVPEDGILSQLNLRNPGQSVRVGEEIAQIFPSNAPLVIKAAVSPNDVSKLAKDQKVQMRVSACPYPDYGTLKGVVSQISEDTVKSPGNQNVSTVANASSSMQGGASSFYEVTILPESFFLGKSNHQCTIQPGMQGRADIISRSETVLKFLLRKARLIADW
- a CDS encoding DUF928 domain-containing protein, which codes for MKNLQLTIALSIAFISNISSPLQLQALPINHHLTSIEFIPPPPPPDRSAAGSRSGAASRGCDAANQTVTALVPTYQQTLNQGTPAVVPITQVWGLTNTENPNFLFFVPYNASSIANIEFVLQEQTENKSKTLYRTSLKPPESPGIISVNLPPSEASLQVGKMYHWFFKVRVQCDQKQPTKLDYADGWVQRINQNSTLTAQLQQATLPQQATLYAANGVWYDAIMSLAELRFSNPQNETFLAQWTTLLDSAGLEEIANQPLINCCQPSLKNNLPAGQNPVPEN
- a CDS encoding CHASE2 domain-containing protein, producing MSKLVVLKLGTGSFEAGFPVTLQIGDENVRPVVEITGELPPDSDIPLCYHQWQSIYCQLKFSGRPIGIPKRSPQTPSLVDCEKAGDVLKFHLNTWLSSTSFRPIREKLLEKLLPSDQIRILLQTNDLRLQKLPWHLWDLLERYPQAEIALSAPCYEQVSRNSPPQLQVKVLAILGNSQGIDIQTDSQLLKELPHANTTFLVEPSSKDLTDQLWEQDWQILFFAGHSATDKSGNEGKIDLNQTECLTISQLKYALRKAVERGLHLAIFNSCDGLGLAREFADLHIPQIIVMREPVPDRVAQEFLKYFLEAFARGESLYIAVREARERLQGLESQFPCATWLPVIYQNPAAMPLLWRELHFNQSIQQISSVPKISTRGGVNLGKALSAVILASIVITPLLMGVRYLGLLQSWELMAFDHLLSLRPQEKPDSRILVITVTEEDVQAQSDNRRGSLSDEALDQLLAKLEAYQPRVIGLDIYRDYAVQPAYPMLAERMRKSDRFVAVCQVSNPQASKPGIKPPPEVSPDSLGFSDIVIDADHVVRRHLLALTPPPSSPCTAPYALNVQLTLRYLYAEGIQLQFSPDGAWQLGKLTLKPIEAHTGGYQGIDALGHQILLNYRSFPNLEAMTSGRSLTIAPRITLQQALAGQLQADAVKDKIVLIGTTAESFRDYSLTPYASSQGKPQEIAGVYLQAQMVSQLLSAALDGRPLLWTWNVWGEVIWVWVWAMTGGLLVVYLRQLAYLGLAVGVAFLSLYGFCLILLILYSCWVPFVPAAIALGGSAVILVAVIKPIKKL